From a region of the Fusobacterium sp. DD2 genome:
- the ftsZ gene encoding cell division protein FtsZ, with product MLIDQDLVKIKVLGTGGAGGNAINDMISSGVGGVEYIAANTDAQDLGKSLADVRIQLGEKLTRGLGAGADPEIGRQAAEEDVEKIKALLEETDMLFITAGMGGGTGTGSAPVIASVAKELGVLTVAIVTRPFSFEGKKRKNNADMGIEKLKSAVDALVIIPNDKLFELPDKTITLQNAFKEANNILKIGIKGVADLMIGNGLINLDFADVKATMLNSGIAVLGFGEGEGENRAIKATEKALQSPLLEKSILGASKILINITGSPDITLMEAQTIADMVRDAAGKTADDVMFGLVTDEEFGDRVQVTIIANNFANEEEKNEPFINIDTAKSEKAANEVKEETEKTNLDLPPWVRKR from the coding sequence ATGTTGATTGATCAGGATTTAGTTAAGATAAAAGTACTAGGAACAGGAGGGGCAGGAGGAAATGCCATAAATGACATGATTTCTTCTGGAGTCGGAGGTGTTGAATATATAGCTGCCAATACAGACGCACAAGACTTAGGAAAATCCCTTGCTGATGTGAGAATTCAACTAGGAGAAAAACTTACAAGAGGACTAGGAGCTGGAGCGGATCCAGAAATAGGAAGACAAGCTGCTGAAGAGGATGTAGAGAAGATAAAAGCTCTTCTTGAAGAGACAGATATGTTATTTATCACAGCAGGAATGGGTGGTGGAACTGGAACAGGTTCAGCACCAGTAATTGCAAGTGTTGCAAAAGAATTGGGAGTGTTAACTGTTGCTATAGTAACAAGACCATTCTCATTTGAAGGAAAGAAAAGAAAAAATAATGCTGATATGGGTATTGAAAAGCTAAAAAGTGCTGTAGATGCTCTAGTAATAATACCAAATGATAAACTATTTGAATTACCAGATAAAACAATAACTTTACAAAATGCATTTAAAGAAGCAAATAATATCTTAAAAATAGGTATTAAAGGTGTTGCAGATCTTATGATTGGTAACGGACTTATAAACCTTGACTTTGCTGACGTAAAAGCAACTATGTTAAATTCTGGTATTGCAGTATTAGGATTTGGAGAGGGAGAAGGAGAAAATAGAGCAATAAAAGCTACTGAAAAAGCACTTCAATCTCCACTACTTGAAAAATCAATACTAGGTGCAAGTAAAATACTTATCAACATTACAGGATCACCTGATATTACACTTATGGAAGCTCAAACTATTGCTGACATGGTTAGAGATGCAGCAGGTAAAACAGCTGATGACGTAATGTTTGGACTTGTAACTGATGAGGAATTTGGAGATAGAGTTCAAGTTACTATCATTGCAAATAACTTTGCAAATGAAGAGGAAAAAAATGAACCATTTATCAATATAGACACTGCAAAATCAGAAAAAGCAGCAAATGAAGTAAAAGAAGAAACTGAAAAGACAAATCTTGATTTACCACCTTGGGTAAGAAAAAGATAA
- the ftsA gene encoding cell division protein FtsA: MVSRDGIVKTVVDVGSGKIKAIIGELSSNGETLKVLKYMEGPSQGMVKGEVRDGEALSKSILDVLEKLRAETGEPVDSISIGISGEKIRSRTVNAELNLDQEEEINEEHIQMLIKKAEEKVFFGDEQILKTEIYNIRVDNSGIVKNPIGVTGSKLQGDVHLIYCDKEMVAKLVETVNRIGVDVEKIILNPYASAKSTLGEEDMRMGVALADIGEGTTDIILYKNEKLIYIESIPLGGMHFKTDLMYMFKFDDDEYAKEILDKYRNGEISEDGKIHYGTDKEIAVEDLKNLIGARVDEIIEYIDGTIQKSGFNGYLGKGLVLTGGVIGDKLISVDELLDKINKKTGYVARRVLPPNIFSGLGNVDSSMATVIGLFYEVMEDEDRKIKTGSYTHQDIEVKNERKNQPQEDDLSKIIGEESVEEEKKEKKSGVFGAVKNWFSNFI, encoded by the coding sequence ATGGTAAGTAGAGACGGAATTGTAAAAACAGTAGTAGATGTAGGGAGCGGAAAAATAAAAGCCATTATTGGAGAACTATCTTCAAATGGTGAAACACTCAAAGTCTTGAAATATATGGAAGGACCTAGCCAAGGTATGGTAAAAGGTGAAGTGAGAGATGGAGAGGCACTTTCTAAATCTATTTTAGATGTTTTAGAAAAATTAAGGGCTGAAACTGGAGAGCCTGTAGACTCCATATCTATCGGGATAAGTGGAGAAAAGATAAGATCAAGAACAGTAAATGCTGAACTTAATCTTGATCAGGAAGAAGAGATTAATGAAGAGCATATTCAGATGCTTATAAAAAAAGCTGAAGAAAAAGTTTTCTTTGGAGATGAACAGATTTTAAAAACAGAAATCTACAATATTAGAGTAGACAACTCAGGAATAGTAAAAAATCCAATTGGAGTAACAGGATCAAAACTTCAAGGGGATGTACACCTTATATACTGTGATAAAGAGATGGTTGCAAAACTTGTAGAAACAGTAAATAGAATAGGTGTAGATGTTGAAAAAATAATACTTAATCCATACGCCTCAGCTAAGTCAACACTTGGAGAAGAGGATATGAGAATGGGAGTAGCTCTTGCTGATATAGGTGAGGGAACTACTGATATTATTCTGTATAAGAATGAAAAATTAATATATATTGAATCTATTCCATTAGGAGGAATGCATTTTAAAACTGACCTGATGTATATGTTTAAGTTTGATGATGATGAGTATGCTAAAGAGATACTTGACAAATACAGAAATGGTGAGATTTCTGAAGATGGAAAAATACACTATGGTACAGATAAAGAGATTGCAGTAGAGGACCTTAAGAATCTGATAGGTGCCAGAGTTGATGAGATCATAGAGTATATAGATGGAACAATTCAGAAATCAGGTTTCAATGGATACCTTGGAAAAGGTTTGGTGTTGACAGGTGGTGTTATAGGAGATAAGTTGATAAGTGTAGACGAACTGCTTGACAAAATCAATAAGAAAACTGGATATGTTGCTAGAAGAGTGTTGCCGCCGAATATTTTCAGTGGACTTGGAAATGTTGATTCAAGCATGGCTACAGTGATTGGTCTTTTCTACGAAGTAATGGAAGATGAAGATAGAAAGATTAAAACTGGAAGCTATACACATCAAGATATAGAAGTTAAAAATGAAAGAAAAAATCAGCCTCAGGAAGATGACTTATCAAAAATCATAGGGGAAGAATCTGTAGAGGAAGAGAAAAAAGAAAAAAAATCAGGAGTATTTGGAGCTGTAAAAAATTGGTTTTCAAACTTTATTTAA
- a CDS encoding cell division protein FtsQ/DivIB, which translates to MKFIIKLGLIFFISWILYLIPIKFLPMDLFKIKEIKIQGNSKILSSELTELANSLYNNNIWDIDFGELQRYLEEDVRIKHADIEVIALGKVLINIQERDVAYYAQLKNKVYLVDNEGVVFGFLKEKDEKDSYFITVKNEDEIKELLDICEKIDDNLLKNIVSQVYIKDKDCVEIVLTDGTIIKTDFQVEKEKYRVVENLYYELIKTKKIEYIDLRFNDFIVKSLGDKNNGK; encoded by the coding sequence GGGCTTATATTTTTCATAAGCTGGATATTGTATCTTATACCTATTAAATTTCTTCCAATGGATTTATTTAAAATAAAAGAGATAAAAATTCAGGGAAATTCAAAAATTTTATCAAGTGAATTGACAGAACTGGCTAATAGCCTTTATAATAATAACATATGGGACATTGATTTTGGGGAACTGCAAAGATACCTTGAAGAAGATGTCAGAATTAAACATGCAGATATAGAAGTAATAGCTCTGGGAAAGGTACTTATAAATATCCAAGAGAGAGATGTAGCTTACTACGCTCAATTAAAAAATAAGGTTTATCTTGTAGACAATGAGGGAGTGGTCTTTGGTTTTTTAAAGGAAAAGGATGAAAAAGACAGCTACTTTATAACTGTAAAAAATGAAGATGAGATAAAAGAGCTTTTAGATATATGTGAGAAGATAGATGATAATCTCTTAAAAAATATAGTCTCACAGGTATATATAAAAGATAAGGATTGTGTTGAGATAGTGCTCACTGATGGAACAATTATAAAGACAGATTTCCAGGTTGAGAAAGAAAAGTATAGAGTAGTTGAAAACTTGTATTATGAACTCATAAAGACCAAAAAAATAGAATATATTGACTTAAGGTTTAATGACTTTATTGTCAAAAGTTTGGGGGATAAAAATAATGGTAAGTAG